One Pieris rapae chromosome 7, ilPieRapa1.1, whole genome shotgun sequence genomic window carries:
- the LOC110992737 gene encoding uncharacterized protein LOC110992737: MILYSIFKKNRMKYRFVNMLSTLKKVFKFNSSKSTETTLCTKSLVFVIIANVLEDVLFWKKTWLSLLFMFYFHLFFLVCFLRQFDLFHMVCGLSIFVIIIDALESWLRYKHRTTCLKRLAQQNDNNKLTSILIQTYSWMQNQMFYLLELRENNPTKTFIILEIVFGTIFITGRYISGYTLMYIFFMVLMTLNKTMPPLSTLMKKIRQPAESEFELEGLLPDATAANLDLLSIEADIRPLCDDKQSLDCWKPEDLPTDDASDSSDNSSSLVTNLSMEKLQTLGNGEESDSSEDEYIPQGVHPEQYRTSMEVQPVGTWSSSAFNVISSLGGAVANIVYNPNEEKKRKRVSSIDSSDGFEMVDKNDFM, encoded by the exons ATGATACTTtactcaatatttaaaaaaaatcgaatgaAATATAGATTTGTAAACATGCTCTCAACtttgaaaaaagtttttaaatttaattcttcgAAAAGTACAGAAACCACTCTTTGTACTAAGTCATtggtttttgtaataattgctAATGTTTTAGAAGATGTTTTGTTTTGGAAAAAGACGTGGTTATCATTgttgtttatgttttattttcatctatttttctt AGTGTGCTTTTTACGTCAGTTTGATCTATTTCATATGGTATGTGGATTATCTATTTTCGTTATAATTATTGATGCTTTGGAATCATGGCTAAGGTACAAACATAGAACAACTTGTCTCAAGCGTTTAGCACAACAAaatgacaataataaattaacatctaTTTTGATTCAAACATACTCCTGGATGCAGAATCAAATGTTTTACTTATTGGAATTGCGTGAGAATAATCCTACCAAA acatttataatattggagATAGTATTTGGTACAATTTTCATCACTGGCAGATACATAAGTGGATATACATTGatgtacattttctttatgGTACTGAtgactttaaataaaacaatgccTCCTTTGTCTAcactaatgaaaaaaattcgACAACCAGCGG aatcTGAATTTGAATTGGAAGGTCTTTTGCCAGATGCAACCGCTGCTAATTTAGATCTACTATCTATTGAAGCTGACATTAGACCACTCTGTGACGACAAACAGAGCTTAG ATTGTTGGAAACCTGAAGATTTACCTACAGATGATGCAAGTGATAGTTCAGATAATAGTAGCTCTCTAGTAACAAATTTATCTATGGAAAAATTGCAGACATTAGGAAATGGTGAAGAATCAGACTCCAGTGAAGATGAATATATTCCCCAGG GTGTACATCCTGAACAGTATAGGACATCAATGGAGGTACAACCTGTTGGTACATGGAGCAGTTCTGCATTCAATGTTATTTCTTCCTTAGGTGGGGCTGTAGCCAATATTGTATACAATCCTAATGaagagaagaaaagaaaaagagtATCGAGTATTGATTCATCTGATGGTTTTGAAATGGtagataaaaatgattttatgtaa
- the LOC110992738 gene encoding lys-63-specific deubiquitinase BRCC36-like, which yields MLNKVLLSTDVALVCVQHALSTEKEEIMGLLIGEVHNNGTLVSIVSSVILRRLDKKPDRVEISEEQLVQATLRAEELAAEVGRPLRVVGWYHSHPHITVWPSHVDLATQFMYQRMDSSFVGIIFAVFLSDQTAKAPSVQITCFQSVSEGSSQGRREIELEITNCNDSLTKNNFEILTQLPTTLKEEEDEAFRLEAGEIETDDIIIKQHNTAVRTIAIGHIVEKVSRPMLEALVTRNALNSVRLKALKKHHQDLMSRLDNMPCNI from the exons atgttaaataaagttttattatcaacTGACGTAGCATTGGTGTGTGTGCAACATGCTCTTTCAACCGAGAAAGAAGAAATTATGGGATTGTTAATTGGGGAG gtACATAATAATGGGACCTTAGTCTCTATTGTATCATCAGTAATATTACGAAGGTTAGACAAAAAACCAGACAGAGTTGAAATATCAGAAGAACAACTTGTACAAGCAACTCTTAGAGCTGAAGAACTAGCAGCTGAAGTTGGGAGACCATTAAGAGTTGTAGGGTGGTACCATTCCCATCCTCATATTACGGTTTGGCCGTCTCATGTTG aCTTAGCTACTCAATTCATGTATCAAAGAATGGATTCAAGCTTTGTTGGCATCATTTTTGCAGTCTTTCTCTCAGACCAAACTGCAAAAGCCCCTTCG GTTCAAATTACTTGCTTTCAATCTGTAAGTGAAGGATCAAGCCAGGGACGGCGTGAAATAGAATTGGAAATTACTAATTGTAATGATTCCTTAACAAAGAATAATTTTGAA ATACTGACTCAGTTACCCACAACtttaaaagaagaagaagatgaAGCTTTTAGATTGGAAGCTGGAGAAATAGAAACAgatgatataattattaaacagcACAACACAGCCGTGAGAACTATAGCCATTGGGCACATAGTAGAAAAG gtaTCAAGACCAATGCTTGAGGCACTTGTAACAAGGAATGCCTTAAATAGTGTGCGTCTGAAAGCTTTAAAGAAGCATCATCAAGATTTAATGTCCAGATTAGATAATATGccttgtaatatataa